The nucleotide sequence ATTTGCGTAGACCGTCAACAGATTGTCGCTGTGGCGCAGGACGAGGATCGGGACCTGATCGGTGTCGCGCGTGATCGCAGCCACGGTGCCGCCATCGGCCGCGCGTACATTGGTGCCGGGATTGGCGGCAAAGTCCAGCCCTTCATTTTTCTTCGGTTCATAGCCCCGAATGATACGGCCACCCACCGGTTGCAGCAATCTGGCGCTGTCGGATGCAGCTGTCTGCTGACCGCTCAGATCCGCAACGGGTTGTGTCTTCTGCGCCGTGGCTTCGCTGGCTGGCGCAGGGTTCTCTGCCGGTTGCGGAGCATCGGCACTTGGTGGAACGGGAGTAGGGGTTCCTTGGCCGGGTGTCGTGTCGCTGTTGACAGCCGGGGCGGGGCCCGCCGCTGTCGGAATCAGCAAAACCTGACCTTCGCGCACCGAAAGGCTGGAATCCAGCCCGTTCCACTGGGCCAATGCCTGCGGCGAAACGTTGTAGCTGCGGGCAATGGAGTAGGCGGTTTCGCCAGACGCGACGCGGTGGCGGACGGGCTCTGTGCTACTGGGTGTCGTGGGTGAAGCCGTGGTCGTTCCGGTGCCGCTCGCGCGATTCAGCGCGTCACCGGCAAGCGTTTCCACGCTTACGCTTCCGCTGTTGAGCGTGTTTGATCCGGGCGCTTCGGCCACGCGGGTGGGCAGCAGGACCAGTTCGCCTGATCGCAGCGCGGCATCAACCGGCAGGCCGTTTGTACGGGCCAGATCATTGCCGGAGATACCCAGACGCCCGGCGATGCCGTTGACCGTATCGCCCGGACGCGCGACAGCGACCTGGTAGTTCGGGTATGATATGACGCCTCGCGCGTCGGGTTCGGGCCGCGCCGTTGTCGGGACGGCGGGCTGGCCGGAAGGCGATAGCGTATCAAGCGATCCATAACCGGGGACGGAAACATTCGCGCATCCGGCGAGCGCCAGAAACGCCACGCAAGCGGTCCCGGAAAGGAGGCGGACGGTGGGGCGGGACTGTGTCATCGGCTCGTTCCTCATGCAGCGCCCGTTCTTTGCGGGCTGCCAGTGTCTTACCCGTCACCCAACCCCTCTAGCAAGGGGACGAAGCGAACCGGGCAAAGCTCTTCGTATTCCATGCCGTCGGCGGTTTTCGTGGCCTTGATCAGGGTTTGCACGGTATCCGACTGCCCGACAGGTATGACCATGATACCCCCCTCGCGCAATTGCGCCAAGAGCGGGCTGGGCGGGTCTTCGGCGGCGGCGGTCACGAGGATGCGATCAAAGGGCGCCTGACTGGGCAGACCGTGCGATCCGTCGCTCGTAAAAACAGTGATGTTGTGCAGGTCCAACTCGGTGAACAGTGTCTCCGCGCGTTCGGCCAGGCGGCGGTGCCGATCCACTGTATAGACGCGGCGGGCCAGATGGCTCAGGATCGCGGCCTGATAGCCCGAGCCGGTGCCGACTTCGAGTATCGTGTCGCGCGGACCGACCTTCAGCGCTTGCGTCATCAAGCCAACAATGGAGGGCTGGCTGATCGTCTGACCGCACGAAATGGGCAGGGGCATGTCGTCATAGGCGCGGGCTTCGAACGTGCCACGGAGAAACTGGCGCCTGTCCACCCTTTCCATCGCGTTGAGCACACGATCATCGGTAACGCCTTTGGATCGCAGCCTGAAGACGAACTGCATCTTCTGCTCTGCCGAGTCCATCAGGCCAGACGCTCCTTCAGGTCGTCGATCAGATCATGGGCGGTCAGGTCGGCGCGTAGTGGTGTGACGGACACATAGCCCGCCAGATTGTCGCCCACATCGGTGCCTTCGCCGGTGTCGATCTGTTGGTCGCCTCCGCGCACCCACATGAAGCGGCGA is from Qingshengfaniella alkalisoli and encodes:
- a CDS encoding protein-L-isoaspartate(D-aspartate) O-methyltransferase, translated to MDSAEQKMQFVFRLRSKGVTDDRVLNAMERVDRRQFLRGTFEARAYDDMPLPISCGQTISQPSIVGLMTQALKVGPRDTILEVGTGSGYQAAILSHLARRVYTVDRHRRLAERAETLFTELDLHNITVFTSDGSHGLPSQAPFDRILVTAAAEDPPSPLLAQLREGGIMVIPVGQSDTVQTLIKATKTADGMEYEELCPVRFVPLLEGLGDG
- a CDS encoding M23 family metallopeptidase, yielding MTQSRPTVRLLSGTACVAFLALAGCANVSVPGYGSLDTLSPSGQPAVPTTARPEPDARGVISYPNYQVAVARPGDTVNGIAGRLGISGNDLARTNGLPVDAALRSGELVLLPTRVAEAPGSNTLNSGSVSVETLAGDALNRASGTGTTTASPTTPSSTEPVRHRVASGETAYSIARSYNVSPQALAQWNGLDSSLSVREGQVLLIPTAAGPAPAVNSDTTPGQGTPTPVPPSADAPQPAENPAPASEATAQKTQPVADLSGQQTAASDSARLLQPVGGRIIRGYEPKKNEGLDFAANPGTNVRAADGGTVAAITRDTDQVPILVLRHSDNLLTVYANLDGITVKKGDSVSRGQTIGKVSSGNNSTLHFEVRKGFEAVDPMPYLTN